One Ethanoligenens harbinense YUAN-3 genomic window carries:
- a CDS encoding YbhB/YbcL family Raf kinase inhibitor-like protein, with translation MITIECIMAVYGLAIFMYTRVLPIKYRLSSHLSCKKILLLSEGSKCIGLLLMILVQDVFIICCAQVFLGLGYGISAGSDTRLINYYIDDGGKFQAKSNSFMFASLLIAGLTGSFLFNIDTRIPFAASIIADVITGIVCLNLPKEPGKVDLISNRKSNVQLTSTEKKYITVYCLTRGIILTFFTGFLPYHLFIDLKIPIYGFIAILTSYTFLGNISSNFIAGKLKPGYAMNSMNICLLASVAMYFSNDLLLIIVATILLGLSSGATRPVCMTGLRNAGSNIPRMSNIMESIYSIINITLLITGGILYQYYGFRVFQTLLLLMFGLYILLYIYYIKRSGDMKILINKENGYLPRKYSKHAEDIYKLKDIPVISFPITFKEKPAGTKSFAISMIDYDAVSVCGFPWIHWVVCNIPGNISELPENASVNNILKITQGKNSFSSHLIAEIDSNITCHYAGPTPPDKDHKYTIDVYALDCEVIDLKDGFYLNELYEKIENHILAKTSEIVVGQY, from the coding sequence TTGATTACAATTGAATGTATTATGGCTGTCTATGGATTGGCAATATTTATGTACACAAGAGTTCTTCCAATTAAATATCGGCTTTCATCTCATCTCTCCTGCAAAAAAATTCTATTATTAAGTGAAGGGTCAAAATGCATCGGACTATTATTAATGATTTTAGTCCAAGATGTCTTTATAATCTGCTGTGCTCAAGTATTTCTAGGGTTGGGATATGGGATTTCTGCTGGCAGTGATACAAGATTGATCAATTACTATATTGATGATGGAGGAAAATTTCAAGCAAAAAGTAACAGTTTTATGTTTGCCTCCCTTCTCATAGCAGGTCTAACTGGAAGTTTCTTGTTTAATATTGATACACGGATTCCTTTCGCAGCAAGTATAATAGCTGATGTAATAACAGGAATTGTATGCTTAAATCTTCCAAAAGAACCCGGGAAAGTCGATTTAATTAGTAATCGAAAGAGCAATGTCCAATTGACATCAACTGAAAAAAAGTATATTACTGTATACTGCCTTACCCGTGGTATAATATTGACATTCTTCACGGGATTTCTTCCTTATCACTTGTTTATTGACTTAAAGATTCCAATATATGGATTTATAGCAATATTGACAAGCTATACGTTTTTAGGTAATATATCGTCAAATTTCATTGCAGGAAAACTAAAACCTGGATACGCTATGAATTCAATGAATATATGCCTCCTCGCTTCAGTTGCAATGTATTTTTCAAATGATTTGTTGTTGATTATTGTTGCAACGATATTACTCGGCTTATCATCCGGTGCAACACGTCCGGTATGCATGACTGGATTACGAAACGCCGGGTCAAATATACCCAGAATGTCAAATATAATGGAAAGCATCTATTCCATTATAAATATTACATTGCTTATAACGGGAGGGATATTGTACCAATATTATGGATTTCGTGTTTTTCAGACTTTGCTATTATTAATGTTTGGTTTGTATATTTTATTATATATCTATTATATTAAAAGGAGTGGCGATATGAAAATTTTAATTAATAAGGAAAATGGATATTTACCCAGGAAGTACTCCAAACATGCAGAAGACATATATAAGTTAAAGGATATTCCGGTTATATCGTTTCCCATTACCTTTAAGGAAAAACCTGCAGGCACAAAGTCTTTTGCAATTTCAATGATAGATTATGATGCCGTTTCTGTTTGTGGTTTCCCATGGATTCATTGGGTCGTGTGTAATATTCCAGGAAACATATCAGAATTGCCTGAAAACGCAAGTGTTAACAATATTCTAAAAATAACTCAAGGAAAAAACAGTTTTTCATCACACCTCATTGCGGAAATTGACTCCAATATCACATGCCACTATGCCGGTCCCACTCCGCCAGATAAAGATCATAAATACACCATTGACGTCTATGCTCTAGACTGCGAGGTGATTGATCTAAAAGATGGGTTCTATTTAAACGAGCTATATGAAAAAATTGAAAACCACATATTAGCTAAAACCTCGGAAATAGTTGTCGGGCAGTACTAA